From a region of the Acidicapsa acidisoli genome:
- a CDS encoding c-type cytochrome, with the protein MFRSLLHLPSGILSSVIFPSLILFAAASTANAGHLPQEPAAPPAQAAPGPKNPVKPTAESQAKAKKTYGFDCALCHGASGDGKTDLAKDMQLTMKDLTDPKSLAGMSDSDLFDLIRKGKDKMPPEEAARAKDDDVWQLVIYVRSLAKGGSASTSASN; encoded by the coding sequence ATGTTCCGGTCATTGCTGCACCTTCCCTCGGGTATCTTGTCCTCGGTGATCTTCCCCTCGTTAATCTTGTTCGCGGCTGCTTCCACCGCGAATGCGGGCCATTTACCGCAGGAGCCGGCCGCACCGCCTGCGCAGGCTGCGCCCGGCCCCAAGAACCCCGTCAAACCTACCGCCGAATCACAGGCAAAAGCCAAGAAGACGTACGGATTTGATTGTGCCCTGTGTCACGGAGCCAGTGGGGATGGAAAGACCGACCTCGCCAAGGACATGCAGCTTACGATGAAAGATCTTACAGACCCGAAGTCGCTTGCGGGCATGTCGGACAGCGATCTATTCGATCTCATCCGGAAGGGCAAGGACAAGATGCCTCCGGAAGAGGCCGCCCGCGCAAAGGATGACGATGTGTGGCAACTCGTTATCTATGTGCGGAGTCTCGCGAAGGGTGGTTCGGCAAGCACGTCGGCGTCAAACTAA
- a CDS encoding ABC transporter permease codes for MTNLMRNIRFSLRMVLKNSGLTLAVILTLALGIGATTAIYTVVYSTLLEPMPYPNPDQLVMVWSNISGHNNVMSAGDFLDWRRESKSFQQLIAMQWTSFNLATKDAPEQVQHSLQCSPGYYNMLGYHFLMGRDLLPQEEVPGKDHEVVLNYKMWNRLGADLAILGKSLRIDGEPYTVVGVLAPGIGDKGADVSAPLTIPLAFHPDQINHDYHWLITMGRLKSGVTLQQAQSEMDGVARNIAAAYPDSNTDWGVRIEPLHNDFLPKERIQNLWLLLGAVGFVLLIACVNIANLLLAKGAARQREIAVRGALGASRGQVFTQFLTESLILAVLGGGLGVGLGSILLRILTVLIPDGTLPTEAVLKLDPHVLLVALGATTLSGLLFGCAPAWYAMRIDPCEGLKDGGRSGVGTGSHKLRRALIVGELALALTLLAGAGLAIHSVWNLSRVDLGLRTDHVLTFRLNHPAGRFKDPAEMAVYYRQMLDAMHSVAGVTEVAAVTGMPLQYHSDGMGFTIIGGPTYADRSKRPDVGFQSVTPDYYKTFGIQIVRGRGFTDQDNAAGVRVAIVNEEFVRHYLKGLDPFKQRLSIDEIIPGQPKLGPSVEWQIVGISRTVRYGDLREDSPAMDVPFAQSLGADATIGLRTQSDPAAMAKAAAAAVHSVDSEIALADVATMDQVKKDALNDDRFTMDLYAGFAFVALVLAAVGIYGLMAFTVSQRTQEIGIRMAFGASRANVARLIVRQGAMLASIGLVLGVGGSIAVGRQMQSTLYGVGALDVSVIASVAAILFATALVASYLPARRASSIDPMKALRSE; via the coding sequence ATGACCAATCTGATGCGAAACATCCGATTCAGCCTGCGCATGGTGCTCAAAAACAGCGGCCTCACCCTGGCCGTGATCCTCACGCTCGCTTTGGGAATCGGCGCAACCACGGCCATCTACACGGTCGTCTATAGCACTCTCCTCGAACCGATGCCGTATCCCAACCCCGACCAGTTGGTGATGGTCTGGTCGAATATTTCCGGTCACAACAACGTCATGTCCGCCGGCGACTTCCTTGACTGGCGGCGTGAAAGCAAGTCCTTCCAGCAACTGATCGCCATGCAATGGACCAGCTTCAATCTGGCCACCAAAGACGCTCCGGAACAGGTGCAGCACTCCCTGCAGTGCTCGCCCGGTTACTACAATATGCTCGGATACCACTTCCTCATGGGCCGCGATCTGTTGCCGCAGGAGGAAGTGCCCGGCAAAGACCATGAAGTCGTCCTCAACTACAAGATGTGGAACCGCCTTGGTGCTGACCTCGCGATTCTTGGTAAGAGCCTTCGCATCGACGGCGAACCGTATACGGTTGTCGGAGTTCTGGCACCGGGTATCGGAGACAAGGGAGCGGATGTCTCCGCTCCGCTGACGATTCCGTTGGCCTTCCACCCCGATCAGATCAACCATGACTACCACTGGCTCATCACCATGGGCCGGCTCAAGTCCGGCGTGACGTTGCAGCAGGCCCAGTCTGAAATGGATGGCGTGGCCCGTAATATCGCGGCCGCCTATCCTGATTCCAACACAGACTGGGGAGTCAGGATCGAGCCGCTGCACAACGACTTCCTGCCAAAGGAGCGAATCCAGAATCTATGGCTGCTTCTCGGCGCAGTGGGATTCGTCCTGCTCATCGCCTGCGTCAACATCGCCAACCTGTTGCTAGCCAAGGGCGCGGCGCGGCAGCGGGAGATCGCAGTGCGCGGCGCTCTCGGCGCATCGCGCGGACAGGTATTCACGCAATTTCTGACCGAGAGCCTGATCCTTGCTGTCCTCGGAGGCGGCCTCGGCGTTGGCCTGGGTTCAATCCTGCTCCGCATCCTTACCGTCCTCATACCCGACGGAACACTGCCCACCGAGGCAGTTCTGAAACTCGATCCGCACGTGCTGCTGGTGGCTCTCGGCGCAACGACGCTGTCCGGGCTTCTCTTTGGCTGCGCGCCGGCCTGGTACGCGATGCGCATCGATCCCTGCGAAGGACTGAAGGACGGCGGACGCAGCGGCGTTGGAACAGGAAGCCACAAACTCCGCCGCGCGCTTATCGTCGGAGAACTCGCCCTTGCGCTCACCTTGCTGGCTGGCGCCGGATTGGCCATCCATAGCGTCTGGAACCTGTCCCGAGTCGACCTAGGCCTGCGCACCGATCACGTCCTTACCTTCCGCCTCAACCATCCCGCAGGCCGCTTCAAAGATCCGGCGGAGATGGCCGTCTATTACCGGCAGATGCTCGACGCGATGCACTCCGTAGCTGGCGTTACCGAAGTGGCCGCCGTGACGGGAATGCCCCTCCAATACCACAGCGACGGCATGGGCTTCACCATCATCGGCGGACCCACGTATGCCGACCGCTCCAAGCGTCCCGATGTCGGCTTCCAGTCTGTCACTCCGGACTACTACAAGACCTTCGGCATCCAGATCGTCCGCGGCCGAGGCTTTACCGATCAGGACAACGCCGCCGGCGTGCGCGTAGCCATCGTTAACGAGGAGTTTGTCCGTCACTATCTGAAGGGGCTGGATCCATTCAAACAGCGCCTGTCAATCGACGAAATCATTCCCGGACAGCCCAAGCTAGGTCCTTCGGTGGAATGGCAGATTGTCGGCATCTCCCGCACCGTTCGCTACGGAGACCTTCGCGAAGACAGTCCCGCGATGGATGTGCCCTTCGCCCAATCGCTAGGAGCGGATGCAACGATCGGTCTGCGCACACAATCCGACCCGGCGGCCATGGCGAAGGCTGCCGCTGCCGCCGTTCACTCCGTCGATTCGGAGATAGCGCTTGCAGACGTGGCCACCATGGACCAGGTCAAGAAAGATGCCCTGAACGACGACCGATTCACCATGGATCTTTATGCCGGATTTGCTTTCGTCGCGCTGGTCCTTGCGGCGGTTGGCATTTATGGCTTGATGGCCTTCACCGTCTCCCAACGCACCCAGGAGATCGGCATCCGCATGGCCTTCGGAGCAAGCCGCGCCAATGTTGCGCGCCTGATCGTCCGCCAGGGAGCCATGCTTGCCTCGATTGGGCTGGTTCTGGGAGTAGGCGGATCAATCGCCGTGGGCCGCCAGATGCAAAGCACTCTCTACGGAGTCGGCGCGCTGGATGTGTCGGTCATTGCATCGGTCGCCGCAATCCTCTTCGCTACGGCGCTCGTCGCGTCCTATTTGCCCGCTCGGCGCGCTTCCTCAATTGATCCAATGAAGGCGTTGCGATCCGAATAG
- a CDS encoding Cof-type HAD-IIB family hydrolase, which produces MDSSLPLESRNGFSAPNRPVRPIRLVAIDMDGTLLPDFSTVVSARNQRALRDAQQAGIVVAIATGRRQAFTAPLLQDVGLRADTPLITSNGAVTRSFSGERIDFTHLNPEVARGLCGVLRGVGLLVFTLDKAANPDLIVEDIAKVRGRLGKWVESNRLSLKEVRPIEEALGDDVDLIQGMAAGTIAEMIEAERRLRICDWAGQFECIRTAYPGNDLSILDLLPKGVSKSSALARLAERLGIAQAETMAIGDNWNDESMLDWAGTGVLMGNATEELRTLAPKRGWRIGPSNSEDGVAVMLEEAIARLDSGLATGLVSARV; this is translated from the coding sequence ATGGATTCTTCCCTCCCCCTTGAGTCTCGGAACGGTTTTTCCGCTCCAAATCGCCCCGTTCGCCCAATTCGTCTCGTAGCCATCGATATGGATGGAACGTTGCTGCCGGATTTTTCCACCGTGGTAAGTGCGCGCAATCAGCGGGCCTTGCGGGACGCGCAGCAGGCCGGAATCGTCGTCGCGATTGCGACGGGCCGCCGTCAGGCTTTTACGGCTCCGCTGCTCCAGGACGTCGGCTTGCGAGCGGACACGCCGCTCATCACGTCCAATGGTGCAGTGACACGCAGTTTTTCCGGCGAGCGCATCGATTTTACGCACCTGAATCCGGAGGTTGCGCGCGGGCTGTGCGGAGTGCTGCGCGGAGTCGGGCTGCTGGTCTTTACGCTGGACAAGGCCGCCAATCCGGACCTGATCGTCGAGGATATCGCCAAGGTCAGGGGTCGTCTGGGCAAATGGGTGGAGTCAAACCGGTTGTCACTCAAGGAAGTTCGGCCGATAGAAGAAGCATTGGGAGACGATGTGGATCTGATTCAAGGCATGGCCGCCGGAACGATTGCCGAGATGATCGAGGCCGAGCGGCGCCTGAGGATATGCGACTGGGCGGGGCAGTTTGAATGCATCCGGACGGCGTATCCGGGTAATGATCTGTCCATTCTGGATCTGCTTCCGAAGGGCGTTTCGAAGAGCTCGGCGCTGGCGCGGCTCGCCGAACGGCTGGGGATAGCGCAGGCGGAGACGATGGCGATTGGCGACAACTGGAACGATGAGTCCATGCTGGACTGGGCGGGAACGGGCGTGCTGATGGGCAACGCGACCGAGGAGTTGCGCACTCTTGCTCCGAAGCGCGGATGGCGGATCGGGCCGTCGAACTCGGAGGATGGCGTGGCGGTGATGCTGGAAGAGGCTATCGCCAGACTGGATTCAGGCCTTGCCACCGGTCTGGTTTCTGCTAGAGTTTGA
- a CDS encoding lytic transglycosylase domain-containing protein, translated as MLKIPSISAFPTGALALITALGLGCTASIPATAAERITLANGFDLVCNHHAMVDGRIRVFPNAADETDYLELKPEDVTGFEVVPDPPLEPKADGGDAAKHSATAPVSNKPDARLTATDMHQLLSKAGAEHNVDADLLASVVKAESGGYVRATSRAGARGLMQLMPGTAQQLGVTDSFAPDENVRGGTTYLDWLLTRYHDNIALALAAYNAGPLAVDRYHGIPPYHETRLYVARVIHEFNRRIAAREKTLASTGRASGVSMATGPAEDERVGRD; from the coding sequence TTGCTGAAAATTCCTTCCATATCGGCTTTCCCGACCGGAGCTCTTGCGCTTATAACGGCGCTGGGGCTGGGCTGCACCGCATCGATTCCGGCCACTGCGGCGGAGCGGATCACTCTGGCCAATGGATTTGACCTTGTTTGCAATCACCATGCGATGGTTGACGGGCGGATTCGGGTATTTCCCAACGCGGCGGACGAGACGGATTACCTGGAACTGAAGCCGGAAGATGTGACCGGATTTGAGGTCGTTCCCGATCCGCCTTTGGAGCCGAAGGCGGATGGCGGCGATGCGGCAAAGCACTCCGCAACGGCCCCCGTCAGCAATAAGCCCGACGCCCGCCTGACGGCTACCGACATGCATCAACTGCTTTCCAAGGCAGGCGCGGAGCACAACGTGGACGCGGATCTGCTGGCGAGTGTGGTGAAGGCTGAGAGCGGCGGATATGTGCGCGCAACCAGCCGGGCCGGGGCGCGCGGACTGATGCAGTTGATGCCGGGGACGGCGCAGCAGCTTGGCGTTACCGACAGCTTTGCTCCGGACGAGAACGTGCGCGGCGGCACTACGTATCTGGACTGGCTGCTGACCCGCTACCACGACAACATTGCGCTGGCTCTGGCGGCTTACAACGCAGGTCCGCTAGCTGTGGATCGGTATCATGGAATTCCGCCGTATCATGAGACACGCTTGTACGTGGCGCGGGTGATACACGAGTTCAACCGAAGGATTGCAGCTCGCGAAAAGACGCTGGCCAGCACAGGCCGCGCGAGCGGTGTTTCAATGGCTACCGGGCCTGCAGAGGACGAGAGAGTGGGACGCGATTGA
- a CDS encoding lysylphosphatidylglycerol synthase transmembrane domain-containing protein translates to MKNGKLIISLVVLALLVGLGVWAYYHVNFSFANFRSQLAGADWRKIVIGLACIYVGYVFRAARWALLLRPNKRVGLFSLLGTQVIGFSSVALVGRVADLSRPYLVSKKTGLPLSTQIAVYIVERLFDAGSMALIFSSVILLAPAGALPHPEIFKKVGLWGLAGTFAGALFLVMVRVSGGVVASFFEGTIGTLSKSVGHAIGNKIRSFRTGLNTLRSPGDLVITLVLSLGMWGLITLAYIMTARAFTASPQLNSLTLAEGMVLMAISGGASAFQLPVLGWFTQIGVVATALSSFFGVPPEPATACAATLLLVTFLGIVPVGLIWAQFEHVSLRTVAAESEHAGEAVEESLKEDGPIEEPSGA, encoded by the coding sequence TTGAAGAACGGAAAACTGATCATCAGCCTCGTGGTTCTGGCGCTGCTGGTGGGGCTCGGCGTCTGGGCCTACTACCACGTGAATTTCAGCTTCGCCAATTTTCGCTCGCAACTGGCCGGCGCGGACTGGCGCAAGATTGTGATCGGACTGGCCTGCATCTACGTCGGCTATGTCTTCCGCGCCGCGCGATGGGCACTTTTGCTGCGCCCAAACAAGCGCGTCGGGCTGTTTTCGCTGCTGGGGACACAGGTGATTGGCTTCAGTTCTGTCGCGCTGGTCGGGCGCGTTGCCGACCTTTCCCGCCCTTATCTGGTTTCGAAGAAAACCGGGCTGCCGCTCAGCACGCAAATCGCGGTTTATATCGTGGAGAGACTGTTTGACGCGGGATCGATGGCGTTGATCTTCTCTTCGGTGATTCTGCTGGCGCCTGCCGGAGCGCTGCCGCATCCTGAGATCTTCAAGAAAGTTGGACTTTGGGGACTTGCGGGGACATTTGCCGGAGCGCTGTTCCTCGTGATGGTGCGGGTCTCGGGTGGCGTGGTGGCAAGCTTTTTCGAGGGGACCATTGGCACTCTTTCCAAGAGCGTTGGACACGCCATCGGGAACAAGATTCGCAGCTTCCGGACTGGATTGAATACGCTGCGCAGCCCCGGCGATCTGGTGATAACGCTCGTTCTTTCGCTGGGTATGTGGGGGCTGATTACGCTGGCTTACATCATGACCGCGCGAGCATTTACCGCCAGCCCACAGCTTAATTCCCTGACGCTGGCGGAAGGCATGGTCCTGATGGCCATCAGCGGCGGCGCGAGCGCCTTCCAGCTTCCGGTGCTGGGATGGTTCACACAGATTGGCGTGGTCGCAACGGCTCTGTCCAGCTTCTTTGGCGTTCCGCCCGAACCGGCAACTGCCTGTGCCGCGACGCTGCTGCTGGTGACCTTTCTCGGCATCGTGCCGGTTGGGCTGATCTGGGCCCAGTTTGAGCACGTAAGCCTGCGCACAGTGGCCGCCGAGAGCGAACATGCCGGGGAGGCCGTCGAGGAATCGCTGAAGGAAGACGGACCGATTGAGGAGCCTAGCGGGGCTTAG
- the nrdR gene encoding transcriptional regulator NrdR has product MKCPFCGFAQDRVVDSRESKEADSIRRRRECEKCERRFTTYERIDEIPYMVVKKDGRREKFERHKVLSGLLRACEKRPVSAGKLEAIVDATESYLMDAPERERTTREIGELIMENLKTLDTVAYIRFASVYRDFKDVREFKEELEQLLQTRESNREGQRRT; this is encoded by the coding sequence ATGAAATGTCCATTTTGTGGGTTTGCGCAGGACCGTGTCGTTGACAGCCGCGAGAGCAAGGAGGCGGATTCGATTCGCCGCCGGCGCGAGTGCGAGAAGTGCGAGCGGCGCTTTACGACATACGAGCGCATTGATGAAATCCCCTACATGGTCGTCAAGAAAGATGGCCGCCGGGAGAAATTTGAGCGGCATAAGGTGCTGAGCGGCCTTCTGCGCGCCTGCGAGAAGCGGCCGGTTTCGGCGGGCAAGCTGGAGGCGATTGTCGACGCGACCGAGAGCTACCTGATGGATGCTCCGGAGCGCGAGCGAACCACCCGCGAGATCGGCGAATTGATCATGGAAAACCTCAAGACACTGGATACGGTTGCCTATATTCGTTTCGCCAGCGTTTATCGCGATTTCAAGGATGTGCGTGAGTTCAAGGAAGAGCTTGAGCAACTGCTGCAGACGCGGGAGTCGAATCGCGAGGGGCAACGGCGGACATAG
- the asd gene encoding aspartate-semialdehyde dehydrogenase has translation MQNKHSIGILGATGMVGQRFIQLLENHPWFRITWLAASDRSSGKKYEDAAKWRLDTPCPERIAKMTISPAAPDGPPKIIFAALDTDIARELEPKFAAAGCAVVSNSSAFRMHPNVPLVIPEVNPEHLHLIEDQSWRRESGGYIVTNPNCSAIGLVMALKPIEERFGIEQIFVTTMQAVSGAGYPGVPSMDILGNVVPFIKNEEEKMEAETLKLLGRLDGEHIAPLAARMSAHCNRVAVEDGHTESVSIKLRKPATREEMLAAWAEFKPLAGQNLPTAPEQPVEWIAAEDRPQPRLDKNRGRGMAASVGRLRPCGLLDWKFTVLSHNTIRGAAGAAIVNAELLLSLGKLEPVALAAERA, from the coding sequence ATGCAAAACAAGCATTCCATCGGCATTCTGGGCGCGACCGGCATGGTCGGGCAGCGTTTTATTCAGCTTCTTGAGAACCATCCCTGGTTCCGGATCACATGGCTCGCGGCAAGCGACCGCTCCAGCGGGAAGAAATACGAGGACGCTGCCAAATGGCGGCTCGATACTCCCTGCCCCGAGCGCATTGCGAAAATGACCATCTCGCCGGCGGCCCCGGACGGCCCGCCGAAGATTATCTTTGCCGCGCTCGACACCGACATCGCCCGCGAACTGGAGCCTAAATTCGCGGCTGCCGGTTGCGCCGTGGTTTCGAACTCCAGCGCCTTCCGTATGCATCCAAATGTGCCTCTGGTCATCCCCGAGGTGAATCCGGAACATCTGCATCTGATTGAAGACCAGAGCTGGCGACGGGAGTCCGGCGGGTATATCGTGACCAATCCCAACTGCTCGGCGATTGGCCTGGTGATGGCGCTGAAGCCGATTGAAGAGCGTTTTGGCATCGAGCAGATCTTTGTCACCACGATGCAGGCCGTGAGCGGCGCGGGCTACCCCGGCGTGCCTTCGATGGATATTCTCGGCAACGTCGTCCCCTTCATCAAGAACGAGGAAGAGAAGATGGAAGCCGAGACGCTGAAGCTGCTGGGCAGGCTCGATGGGGAGCACATTGCTCCTCTTGCCGCGCGAATGAGCGCGCATTGCAATCGCGTTGCGGTCGAGGATGGGCATACCGAGTCGGTTTCCATCAAGCTCCGGAAACCTGCGACTCGCGAGGAGATGCTGGCCGCGTGGGCTGAGTTCAAACCGCTCGCCGGGCAGAATCTGCCGACTGCTCCCGAGCAGCCGGTCGAGTGGATCGCGGCGGAAGATCGGCCGCAGCCGCGTCTGGACAAGAATCGCGGCCGAGGCATGGCAGCTTCCGTAGGCCGGTTGCGCCCCTGCGGGCTGCTGGACTGGAAGTTTACGGTGCTCTCGCACAACACCATTCGCGGTGCAGCCGGGGCGGCAATTGTGAACGCGGAATTGCTCTTGAGTCTGGGCAAACTGGAGCCGGTGGCTCTGGCGGCAGAGCGAGCGTAG
- the lysC gene encoding lysine-sensitive aspartokinase 3 translates to MSLVVMKFGGTSVEDPTAIARTAEIVAGRVAAGKTPVVVVSAMSKVTDQLLACAAAASRGDRTGALAISSRLRSRHRDTAAALVKEQKDCATLQAAIEHDFDALDEVLRGLAAILELTPRISDLIVSYGERLSSVIIAQAFRERGLDSVHLDSREVIITDSQYQKAIPQDAVIEDRCATRVRPHLEAGRVPVMGGFIGSNEAGITTTLGRGGSDFTGALIGGALHAEAIEIWTDVNGIMTTDPRICPDALRVRVVSFEEAAELAYFGAKVLHPATILPAVRKNIPVLVLNSRNPTNEGTRIISLAPHCKTPFKCIAVKKKLTIIDVVASRMLMTHGYLKAIFDIFDKHQCPVDMVSTSEVSVSLTVDSNDKLPAIANDLGKIADVKYEGQKALICMVGEDIRGQHGIAAQVFAAVRHVNVRMISQGASEINMSFMIEEEDVEEAVRSLHAAFFQNPDPKIFDVEARQAATAKV, encoded by the coding sequence ATGAGTCTTGTAGTAATGAAGTTTGGCGGTACGTCGGTCGAAGACCCGACGGCGATTGCACGTACTGCGGAAATCGTAGCGGGCCGCGTAGCTGCGGGTAAGACACCCGTTGTCGTTGTGTCCGCTATGTCCAAGGTGACAGATCAGTTGCTGGCTTGCGCGGCCGCAGCCAGTCGGGGTGATCGAACCGGTGCGCTGGCCATCAGTTCGCGGCTCCGGAGCCGTCATCGGGACACGGCTGCCGCTCTCGTGAAAGAACAGAAGGACTGCGCAACGCTGCAAGCCGCCATCGAGCATGACTTCGATGCTCTCGATGAGGTTTTGCGAGGACTTGCGGCGATTCTGGAGCTGACGCCACGCATTTCGGATCTGATTGTGAGCTACGGCGAGCGGCTTTCGAGCGTAATCATCGCCCAGGCTTTCCGCGAGCGCGGATTGGACAGCGTCCATCTCGACTCGCGTGAGGTAATCATCACCGATTCGCAATACCAGAAGGCAATCCCGCAGGATGCGGTGATCGAGGACCGGTGCGCAACCCGGGTTCGTCCGCACCTCGAAGCTGGCCGCGTGCCGGTGATGGGCGGATTCATCGGCAGCAATGAAGCCGGGATCACAACGACGCTGGGCCGCGGCGGTTCGGACTTTACCGGCGCGCTGATCGGCGGCGCGCTGCATGCCGAGGCAATCGAGATCTGGACGGATGTGAATGGAATCATGACCACCGACCCGCGCATCTGCCCCGATGCTCTGCGGGTGCGGGTGGTCAGTTTTGAGGAAGCAGCGGAACTGGCCTACTTCGGAGCGAAAGTGCTGCATCCGGCCACGATTCTGCCCGCGGTGCGCAAGAATATTCCGGTGCTGGTGCTCAACTCGCGCAATCCAACCAATGAGGGCACTCGGATTATTTCGCTCGCTCCACATTGCAAGACTCCGTTCAAGTGCATCGCGGTGAAGAAAAAGCTCACGATCATTGACGTCGTAGCCAGCCGGATGCTGATGACGCACGGGTACTTGAAGGCGATCTTCGATATCTTCGACAAGCACCAGTGCCCGGTGGATATGGTTTCGACCAGCGAGGTGAGCGTATCGCTCACCGTGGACTCGAACGACAAGCTGCCGGCGATTGCCAACGATCTGGGTAAGATTGCCGACGTAAAATACGAGGGCCAGAAGGCCCTGATCTGCATGGTCGGCGAGGATATTCGTGGGCAGCATGGCATAGCGGCGCAGGTATTTGCCGCCGTTCGTCATGTCAATGTGCGGATGATCTCGCAGGGCGCCAGCGAGATCAACATGAGCTTTATGATTGAGGAAGAGGATGTCGAAGAAGCGGTGCGATCACTGCACGCGGCTTTCTTTCAAAATCCCGATCCAAAGATCTTTGATGTCGAGGCGCGGCAAGCTGCTACAGCAAAGGTCTAA